Proteins from a genomic interval of Onychostoma macrolepis isolate SWU-2019 chromosome 17, ASM1243209v1, whole genome shotgun sequence:
- the nkx2.4a gene encoding NK2 homeobox 4a: MSLSPKHTTPFSVTDILSPIEETYKKFSGMESTGNLTSPLGAYRQPQVSQTGMQQHSMGHNATVATTYHMPHSVSQFSHSAMGGYCNGSIANMGDLPSYQETMRNSAAATGWYGANPDPRYSTSMNMTGMGTLTGMADTTKSIPPLHAAPRRKRRVLFSQAQVYELERRFKQQKYLSAPEREHLASMIHLTPTQVKIWFQNHRYKMKRQAKDKAAQQLQQEGNLCQQQQSPRRVAVPVLVKDGKPCQNGSNTPTPNQQQMQQQQNGSGVVLPTSSNSMNQHQTQQVNALVQAQDLEEMSPSPPSLHSQMNNMGQIDTTVDYTNNMVTSNLLYGRTW; this comes from the exons ATGTCGCTGAGCCCAAAGCACACGACACCTTTCTCAGTGACAGATATTTTGAGCCCAATTGAGGAGACTTACAAGAAGTTTAGTGGCATGGAGAGCACTGGAAACCTCACATCTCCATTGGGAGCGTACCGGCAACCTCAGGTGTCCCAGACTGGCATGCAGCAACACTCTATGGGCCACAACGCCACTGTGGCGACCACCTACCATATGCCACACTCCGTTTCCCAGTTCTCGCACAGTGCAATGGGGGGCTACTGCAATGGCAGCATTGCCAACATGGGGGACCTACCCTCTTACCAAGAAACTATGAGAAACAGCGCAGCAGCAACAGGGTGGTACGGCGCCAATCCTGACCCTAGATACTCAACAA GTATGAACATGACAGGAATGGGCACGCTGACAGGCATGGCCGACACCACCAAATCCATCCCACCTCTGCACGCAGCTCCAAGGAGGAAACGACGGGTGCTCTTCTCTCAAGCACAAGTCTACGAGCTGGAAAGGAGATTTAAGCAACAGAAATACCTCTCAGCGCCCGAGAGGGAACACCTGGCTAGTATGATACATCTAACCCCGACGCAGGTCAAGATCTGGTTTCAGAATCATCGCTACAAGATGAAACGGCAGGCCAAGGACAAAGCAGCGCAGCAGCTTCAACAGGAGGGCAACCTGTGTCAACAGCAGCAGTCGCCGAGGAGAGTGGCTGTCCCTGTCTTAGTGAAGGATGGCAAGCCTTGTCAAAACGGCTCCAACACACCGACGCCAAACCAACAGCagatgcagcagcagcagaacgGATCCGGGGTCGTGCTTCCTACCTCCAGTAACTCTATGAACCAACACCAAACCCAACAGGTCAACGCACTGGTCCAGGCCCAAGACCTGGAGGAAATGTCCCCCAGTCCCCCGTCACTCCACTCGCAGATGAACAACATGGGCCAGATAGACACTACTGTAGATTACACAAATAACATGGTCACGTCAAATCTGCTTTATGGCAGAACGTGGTAA